GGCACGCGGTAAGCTTCTAATACCATTGGAAGTTGGATATTAGGATCTTCGTAAGTTGCCGTAATTTGCGTAGTTATTTCGTCTTCAACAAATGTTTGACGTTTAACTGGTTCTCCGCGTTTGATGCCGCCAAAATAATCTTGAATCCATTTTTTTGCTTGATGCACTTCAAAATCACCAGCTACAACCAATGTTGCATTATTTGGTACGTAGAATTTTTTATTAAAAGCTAAAAATTCATCTAAAGTTGCCGCATCTAAATGATCCATAGAACCAATAGTTGTCCAACGGTACGGATGTTTTTTAAACAATTCTTTTTTAACCGCGGTAAAAACATTTCCGTAAGGTTGGTTATCTACACGTAAACGTTTTTCTTCTTTAACTACTTCATTTTGCGTATCAACTCCAATCTGATTGATTACCGGATGTAACATTCGTTCAGATTCTAACCACAAACCTAATTGTAAGTTGTTAGACGGAAAAACTTCGTAATAATACGTTTTATCGTCAGTGGTATATGCATTGTTTTGCCCTCCGTTGCTGGCAACTATTTTAAACCAATCACCACGCGGAATGTTTTGAGTTCCTTCAAACAACAAATGTTCAAAAAAGTGAGCAAATCCCGTTCTTTCAGGGTTTTCGTCTTTCGCACCAACATGATATAATACTGAAGTAACAACTACAGGCGTGGTTTTATCTTGATGTAAAATTACATGCAAACCATTGTCTAAATTGTACTCTTCATAGGCAACTTGTTGCGCAAACGCAGCTAATTGAAAGGTAAGAATACCACTTAGCGTTAATAAAGATTTTTTCATAAAATATTAATATTTAGTAGATAACGTCTAAATTACTGACTTATTTAATATATCGGTCTTTTTTTTTACTTTTTTTACTAACAATTCGATGTAAGTATTTGATTTAATGATAATATGTTATATATTTGCGCTCTTAAAATAGTTTAATTAAAAACATTGTTATGTACGCAATCGTAGAGATAGCAGGGCAACAATTTAAAGTAAGCAAAGACCAAAAAGTTTTAGTTCATCGCTTAGCTGTTGAAGAAGGAGCAAACGTTAGTTTTGACAAAGTTCTTTTAGTAGACAACAACGGAACAATCACTTTAGGCGCCCCAGCTGTAGAAGGAGCTTCTGTAGGAGCTAAAGTATTAAAGCATTTAAAAGGAAACAAAGTTATTGTTTTCAAAAAGAAAAGAAGAAAAGGTTACCAAAAGAAAAATGGTCACCGTCAAGCTTTAACACAAATTGTAATCGAAGGTATTAACATTTAATTTTACACATCATGGCTCACAAAAAAGGTGTCGGTAGTTCGAAGAATGGTAGAGAATCAGAATCGAAACGTTTAGGTGTTAAGATTTATGGTGGACAAGCTGCCATTGCTGGGAACATCATTGTAAGACAAAGAGGTTCAAAGCACAACCCAGGTGAAAATGTTTACATGGGTAAAGATCATACTTTACATGCTAAAGTTGATGGAGTTGTTAAATTCCAAAAGAAAAAAGATAACAAATCTTACGTTTCTGTTTTACCATTTGAAGCATAATTTTTACATATCTTGAAAAAATTAAAAACCCACTGCATAGTGGGTTTTTTTATTGCTTTATTTTGTGCGGGCTTTAGATTCGTTTATTAAACGGGTTGTTGTTGCGTTTACCTCTTCTAATTCTTTTATAGCTTTATCATAAGCTGCTTGCGCAACTTTTTCTGCTTCGGCATTTTGCTTCTTTTTTGCTTCGGCTAAATCTTTTTCAACCTTAAATAATTTATATTCAGCATGGCGGGTGGTTAAATGTAAATCTTTTTCTACACGTTGGTTATGTGCTTTACGTACAGCAACTGCTTTTTCAAAGGCTTCGTGTGCCGCATCATAAGCAATTTGTGCATCTGCCTCAACTTTTTTATCGTGGTTGGCTTTAGCACGTTCTAAATTATGGGTGGTGCGTTGTAAATCAGCTTTAGCTTTATGCATGTTATTGCGCCATTCACTTTCTAATAAAAATTGCTCACGTTTACGAGCTAATAGTGCATTTTCAAAATCTAATTGTGCTTGCACGTACGCTTGATTTGCAATTTTTTCTGCAGCTTGATCGTGCTTTGCTTTGGCTTGTTCAAGGTTTTGGGTTGCAACACGTAAGTCGGCTTTCGCTTTGCGCAATCCTTTTTGCCAATCTGCTTCTGCACGATCGGCGCCTTTTGTATTTGAAGATGATGCCGTTTGATTGTTAGCTTCTGCTTGAGCCGTTTTTTGTGAGTTGCATGAAACTAAAACAAACGCAGAAGTTGCTAACGATAAGATAATTTTTTTCATGGTTAGTTATTTTATATGCAAACGATGCGTAACAAAGTTTTATTACATACTAAAAATAAAAAAGCGCATTTGAATGCCAAATGCGCTTTTAAAATATATAGTTATTTTATTAATATCTGTAATATTCTGGTTTGAATGGTCCTTTAACCTCAACTCCAATATATGCAGCTTGTTCAGTAGATAAAGTTTCTAACTCAACACCTAATTTAGCTAAATGTAAAGCTGCAACTTTTTCATCTAAATGTTTTGGTAACATATATACGTCATTTTCGTATTTATCAGCATGTTTCCATAACTCAATTTGTGCTAACGTTTGGTTAGTAAATGAGTTTGACATAACGAAAGATGGGTGACCTGTTGCACAACCTAAGTTAACTAAACGTCCTTCTGCTAAAATAATAATATCATTACCAGCAATTGTATATTTATCAACCTGAGGTTTAATTTCTACTTTAGATGCACCGTGGTTTTTGTTTAACCAAGCCATATCAATTTCGTTATCAAAATGTCCGATATTACAAACAACTGTTTTATCTTTCATTTGTTCGAAATGACGACCAACTACGATATCTTTATTACCTGTTGTTGTGATAATGATATCTGCATTACCTACCACTGTATCTAGTTTTTTAACTTCGTAACCGTCCATTGCAGCTTGTAAAGCACAAATTGGATCGATTTCTGTAACAGTTACAATAGATCCAGCTCCGCGGAAAGATGCAGCTGTACCTTTACCTACGTCACCGTATCCACAAACAACCACACGTTTACCTGCTAACATTAAATCTGTAGCACGGCGAATGGCATCAACTGCAGATTCTTTACATCCGTATTTGTTATCAAATTTAGATTTAGTAACCGAATCGTTAACGTTAATAGCTGGCATTGGTAATGTACCTGCTTTTACACGCTCGTATAAACGGTGAACACCAGTTGTTGTTTCTTCAGACAACCCTTTAATTCCAGCAACCAATTCTGGGTAACGATCAATAACCATATTAGTTAAATCACCACCATCATCTAAAATCATATTTAATGGTTGACGATCTTCTCCAAAAAATAAAGTTTGCTCAATACACCAATCAAATTCTTCTTCATTTAATCCTTTCCAAGCATAAACTTGAATTCCAGCAGCAGCAATTGCAGCAGCAGCTTGATCTTGTGTTGAGAAAATATTACATGATGACCAAGTAACTTCAGCTCCTAAAGCAACTAAAGTTTCGATTAAAACAGCTGTCTGAATCGTCATGTGTAAACATCCTGCAATACGAGCACCTTTTAACGGTTGCTCATCTTTATATTCAGCACGTAAAGCCATTAAACCAGGCATTTCGGCTTCTGCTAATTCAATTTCTTTTCTTCCCCAAGCCGCAAGTGAAATATCTTTCACTTTAAAAGGCACGAATGGTATTGTTTTAGTACTCATCTATTTAATAGTATATTTGTATAAACATAAATTTAGACAAAGTTACATTATTTAATTCTAATTTTTATTATTTTACTTTGAATTAAGGCTTTGCTTAACAAAAAACCGTATGGCATTTTTAAAAAAATTAACTTTTACAGAGAATACAGACATTTATATTTGGAAAATAACAGAAGATTTTGATTTTTTAATCAAAAATGTAATTTTAAAGCCTGAAAGCCTGAACAGGGTGAATAGCATGAAATCAGAATCGCATCGTAAAGGTTTTTTAGCCGTTAGAATGCTTTTACAACATTGCGGTTATACCGATCATGATTTATGGTATGATGAAACCGGAAAACCAAATCTTATTGATGGTAAAAAAATATCAATCACACATTCTTTTGATTATTCAGTAATTGCAATTAGCAATCAAGATATTGGGGTTGATATTGAGCTTTGCCGAGAAAAAGTAATTCGCATTAGTAATAAATTTGCAAAAGAATTGTTTGTTACTACTTTGTTACCCAACGAAAAAACACGAACTTTAACATTTATTTGGGGAGCTAAGGAATCTATTTTTAAAATAATGAACGAACCCGGAATTAGCTTTTTAGACCATATTATGGTACAAGAAATTAATTTAAACAAAAACAAAACCAACGCCGTACTCGAATTTAACAACCAAACGGTTTTATTTGATATTTTTTATACCGAATTAGATAATTATTGCTTGGTTTATGCCGAAAAAAATGAAAAGCAACTTACTTTATAAACAAATTTGCGAAGCGCAAAAAAACAACAAAAAACTATTAGCCATATTAATAGATCCGGATAAAGTACAAGTTTCTGAAATTACTTTTTTAATCCAAAAAATTAAACAATCGCCAGCAACGCACATTTTTGTTGGCGGCAGTATTGTAACTAATTTTATAATTGATGAATTGGTATTGGCTTTAAAAGCTGAACTAAACTTACCTATTATTTTATTTCCTGGCGATCCGTCACAAATTAGCGAGCATGCCGATGCAATTTTGTTTTTAAATTTAATTTCTGGCAGAAATCCTGATTATTTAATTGATATACAAGTTAAATCGGTACCTTTGTTAAAAAATAGTAAATTAGAAATTATTCCTACGGGATATTTATTAATTGATGGCGGTAAAGAAACTGCTGTGCAACGCGTAAGTAAAACCACACCAATATCCAACACTGCAGTTGATCAAATTGTAAATACGGCTATTGCCGGAATGTGGATGGGCAATCAGTTAATATATTTAGAAGCTGGTAGCGGTGCACTTCAGGCCATTTCGCCACAGATAATAAAACAAGTAAAACAAGAACTCCATATTCCTTTACTTGTTGGTGGTGGTATTAAAACTTACAAGCAAATAGAAACTGCTTACCAAAACGGTGCAGATTTGGTTGTAATTGGAACTGCTTTTGAAAACAATCCCCATTTTTTTGACAATTCATTATGTTAGATTTTTTAACAGCGCCATACATAAACACGCCTTGGTTTTATATTGTATTAGAACTAATTGCTTTTTTTTTAGGCGTTTTAAGCGTTTGGTACGCTCGTAAAGAAAATATTTTAGTTTTTCCTACTGGCTTAATTTCTACTATAATTGTCGTGTATTTGCTTTATCAAACCCATGATATTGGAAACATGTTGGTTAACCTTTACTTTTCTGCCATGAGTATTTTTGGCTGGTACAACTGGAAGTTTGGAAAAACAAACGAAGAAAATAGTTTAAAAATTTCAAAAACTAATTTAAAACAACGTATATTAGGGCTCGCAATGGGCTTGTTTACCTTTGTATTGGTTTATGTAATTTATACCATTTTTGGCATAGAAATAACAACCATAACTTATTTAGATTTGTTTACAACAGCTGTGTTTTTTACTGCTATGTGGTACATGGCTTTAAAGAAACTAGAAAGCTGGCTATTGTGGACCATTGGTAACATTATTGTAATTCCGTTATTTATTTATCGCGATTTAATATTACTGGCTTTACAATATGTAATATTGACTTATTTGGCCGTAATGGCTTATTTAGAATGGAAAAAAACATTCAAAAATCAACATTTAAAATCATAATTAAATACTAAATTCCGTTATTTTAAGTTATGATTTAATCAATAAAGAGATTCATGCAAATATTCAACATTCTTGACTCCCTCTCTAAATCTGATTTAAAGCTTTTAAATCAGTTATATATTGATACAGATAAAATTTCTAATCAATATAAAAATTGTTTTAAAAGCAATTCCCCAATACAACTAACAAAAGTTGCCACGTTAAACGATGGTATAATTAATTTATCTGATTCCGAACAAAAAGAATTAGTAAAGTTATATCATGCTAAAGTAAATAATTATACGATAGAAAAGTTTGTTCCTGCCTCTGGAGCAGCTACGCGTATGTTTAAATTTTTAACTGATTTTATCACGCAATTTAATCCTAGTAAAGAAACTATAAATGGCTATATAAATAAATATAAAGCCCATGATTTAACTACGTTTTTTACTGGACTAGAAAAATTTAGTTTTTTCGAACCGATTTATAAACATTGTTTAGAAGTTTTTCCAAACTTCGAAACTTTTTCACAAGACAACAAGCATTATTACTTTGTTAAAGTTATGCTTGAAAAAGAATATTTTGGGTATAGTAAAAAACCCAAAGCATTAATTCCTTTTCATAAAATAGATAACTTGTTTGTCACTCCAATTGCGAGCCATTTAGAAGAAGCCAAAGGCTTAATGGGGAAAAAAGGGAAAATACATTTTACTGTATCTAAAGGTTTTGAAGAAGATTTTTTAAATGAAATAAAAGCATTACAATCTGATTGCAGTATTTCTTTTTCTAACCAAATGGCTAAAACAGATAGCGTTGCGTTTGATTTAGATGGTAGCTTTTTTAGACAAGCCAACGAAAAATTATTGTTCAGACCGGGCGGCCACGGGGCATTAATAGAAAATTTAAACGCTCTAAAATCAGACATTGTTTTTATAAAAAACATTGACAACGTTTCATTAAAACATTTAGACAACATTATTTTTTACAAAAAAGTTTTGGGCGGTGTTTTATTTAAAAATCAAGAAACAATTTTTAATATTTTAAGAAATTTCGATAAGGTTTCTACCCAAGAAAATATTATTGAGATATTAAATTTCATGGAAAAAAAATTAAACATTTTTGTTCCAAACCATATAAAAGTAAATAGCACGTTTGATGTTGTTAAAAGCTTTATAAAAGACAAGCTAAACCGACCGATTCGCGTTTGTGGCATGGTTAAAAATGAGGGTGAACCTGGTGGTGGACCGTTTTGGACAAAAAATGCACAAAACGAAATTTCATTACAAATTGTTGAAAGCGCTCAGGTAAATAAAAATGACATAAAGCAACAATTAATTTTATCACAAGCAACGCATTTTAATCCGGTAGATTTAGTTTGTGGTATCAGAAATTATTTAGGTAAAAAATTTGATCTTAAAAATTATGTAGATCACAACTCAGGATTTGTGGTAGAAAAATCTCACGAAGGAAGGGATTTAAAAGCATACGAATTACCTGGATTATGGAACGGTGCCATGGCAGATTGGATTACTATTTTTGTTGAAGTTCCTATCGAAACATTCAATCCTGTTAAAACCGTAAACGATTTATTAAAACCAGCACATGTACATAAAAAACCTTGCGAATAGCAAGGTTTTTATTTTTTGTATTTAATGTAATTATCCGTCCAAAAATCTGTATCCTTCAACACCAATTCATTTGCCGTTAACTTTACAATTTGGCGTTTATAAACAGAATCTGTTCCTTCATTCATAATAAACAAATGCATTAATTCCATTTTATAAGAAAAAGATTCCGAAACTTGTTTTTGGCAAGCATTAAAATGCAAATTGTATTGCCCAACAGAATCATTCGCAAATAGTAAAAAATCATCTCCACAACTTGTATCCCAAGGCACAACCTGCATTGCATTTATGCGCATCTCAATCGGTTTCCATTCCCCAAGCAACAATTCATAATTAATATCCCGATTATCATCTTCGTCAGTGCAACCCGAAAAAAGCATTAACAAGGTAAAGCTCAATAAGCTTATTTTTTTCATATTAAAAACGTTTATACTTGTAACGTATTAAAAATAATCAAATTACATCTTACAAAAATATTTTTTCTATCTTTAAGCAACAAGTTCATGGTACTCATGCTAAAAACCATCATAACAACGTTATAAATGTAAAACTATATATTATGAAAGTTTCTGTTATTGGAGTAGGCAACGTAGGTGCTACCGCTGCCCAAATTTTAGCGTACAAACAAATCGCTAACGAAGTGGTTTTATTAGATATTATTGAAGGCGTAGCCGAAGGAAAAGCTACCGATATTACCCAATGTGCCCCAAGCTATGGTTTTGATACCTTAGTAACCGGCGTAACAAATAATTTTGAGGCAACTAAGAATAGTGATGTTGTAGTTATTACGTCTGGATCGCCAAGAAAGCCAGGTATGACGCGAGAAGAACTTTTAACTATAAATGTAGATATTGTTTTAAATGTAACCAATAACGTACTCAAACATTCTCCGAATGCCATTTTAATTGTGGTAACCAATCCGTTAGATTCTATTACTTATGCTGTTTTAAAACATACTAAACTACCTAAAAACAGAGTAATTGGTATGGGAAGCAGTTTAGATTCCGCTCGATTTAAATTTTATTTAAGTCAAAAAACAAAACTTCCCATTAATGATATTGACGCCATGGTTATTGGTGGACATGGAGATACAACAATGATTCCGTTAGCAAGCTATGCTAATTACAAAGGGATTCCGATTACAAATTATTTAAACGAAAAAGAAACTGAAGAAGTTGTAAGCCAAACTATGGTTGGCGGCGCAACCTTAACTAAAATGTTAGGAACCTCAGCTTGGTACGCACCTGGTTCTTCTATCGCATATATTGTTGAAGCTATTTTAAACAACCGTAAAAAACTTATTCCGTGTGCAACTTTGTTAGAAGGCGAATATGGCATTCAGGATGTAGTTATGGGCGTGCCATGTGTAATTGGTAAAAATGGTATAGAAAAAGTGGTTGAATTAAAATTAACAGCTGCAGATAAAGAAAAATTTGAAAAAAGCGCACAAGCTATTAAAAAAGTAAATGCAGAAATAAAATAACAAAAAAGGCTCAAAATAAATTTTGAGCCTTTTTTGTTATTAATCGTTAAGCTTAAGTACAGCCATAAACGCCGATTGCGGAATTTCAACGTTTCCAACCTGACGCATACGTTTTTTACCAGCTTTTTGTTTTTCTAATAATTTACGTTTACGCGAAATATCTCCACCGTAACATTTTGCGGTTACGTCTTTACGTAAAGCTTTAATGGTTTCACGAGCAATTACCTTAGCACCAATAGCAGCTTGAATTGGAATATCGAATTGCTGACGCGGAATTAACTCACGTAATTTTTCACACATTTTTTTACCAATATGATACGCATTATCCTCGTGAATTAATGCTGAAAGTGCATCTACGTTTTGTGCATTTAATAAAACATCTAAACGAACTAACTTAGATTGACGCATGCCAATTGGGTGATAATCAAACGAAGCGTAACCTTTAGAAACTGTTTTTAATCTATCGTAAAAATCAAATACAATTTCAGCCAAAGGCATATCAAAATTCAATTCAACACGTTCTGGCGTTAAATACGTTTGGTTTGTTATTTGACCACGTTTTTCAATACATAAGCTCATTACGTTACCTACATAATCAGCTTTTGTAATAATGGTAGCTTTAATAAAAGGTTCTTCAACTCGGTCTAGTTTAGACGGCTCTGGTAAATCAGATGGGTTATTTACAATAAACGGAGTTTCAGGATCTTTTTTGGTATACGCCATGTACGAAACGTTGGGAACCGTAGTAATAACCGTCATGTTAAATTCACGTTCTAAACGTTCCTGAATAATTTCCATGTGTAACATACCTAAAAATCCACAACGGAAACCAAATCCTAAAGCTGCCGAACTTTCTGCCGCAAAAACTAACGACGCATCATTTAGCTGCAATTTTTCCATCGATGCACGTAAATCTTCGTAATCTTCCGTATCAACCGGATAAATACCAGCAAATACCATTGGTTTTACATCCTCGAAACCAGAAATCATATTTTTGGTTTGATTAACTGCATCGGTAATGGTATCTCCAACTTTTACTTCGCGCGCTTCTTTAATACCTGAAATTAAATAACCAACATCACCGGCCGATATAACTTGTTTCGGAACTTGGTTTAACTTTAAGGTTCCAATTTCATCCGCATAATATTCATTGCCCGTAGCCATGAATTTAATTTTTTGGTTCTTTTTAATTTGCCCGTTAATTACACGGAAAATTACTTCGATACCACGGAATGGGTTGTAAACCGAATCAAAAATTAAAGCTTGTAACGGTTCGTCCGGATTTCCGCTTGGCGCAGGAATACGGTCAATAACTGCTTCTAAAATTTTATCAACACCAAATCCGGTTTTTCCAGAAGCATGAATAATATCTTCTAACTTACAACCAAGTAATTCTACAATATCATCACTTACTTCTTCTGGATTAGCAGAAGGTAAATCAACTTTATTTAAAATAGGAATAATTTCTAAATCATTTTCTAACGCCAAATACAAGTTAGAAATGGTTTGTGCCTGAATGCTTTGTGCAGCATCAACAATAAGTAAAGCACCTTCACAAGCAGCAATTGAACGTGAAACTTCGTACGAAAAGTCAACGTGCCCTGGGGTATCAATTAAGTTTAAAATAAATTTTTCTCCTTTGTGAACATATTCCATTTGAATGGCATGCGATTTAATTGTGATTCCACGCTCACGTTCTAAATCCATACTATCCAATAATTGCGCTTGAGCTTCACGAGCAGTAACAGTTTGGGTAGCGTCTAACAAACGGTCTGCCAAAGTACTTTTACCGTGGTCAATATGGGCGATAATACAAAAGTTTCTGATATTTTTCATCGTCGTATATTGTCAAAAAAATTAGGGCGTGCCCCTACGGGTCGGGCTATCCGCTCATAGTCCTTGTGCTTCGCACTTGCGGGCTATACGCTCCTATCCCTCACGCATATATTAATTTACAAATATACTTTAAAGTTTATATATTTTAATTTTTTGGTTTAAGTATTTTATCTTAAAAAAAAAGAAGTGTTAAAGTTATAATTTTAACATTATATATAACAATATAAATATGTGCTTATCGTTTTTATTGATGTAAACAAATTTGGAGAATTTATTCTTTTACAAAAAAGAAAAAAAACAGATTTGTTGGTGTTAAATAATTAGCCACATTTATAAAAATGTAGTATTTTTCAACACAACAATAGCATGTTTTATTTCAGAAACAACGGATATGTTAATGACAAGATTAAAACACTTAAAGCTTGTACTATTTATAAGTAAAAAAGTACAAATTAAAAATCGTTCCTTATTTCCCTTTTAAATAGCGTAATTTTCGCAAAAAAAAACGAGAGCATTTCCCCTCTCGTTTTTTTATTTTACAACCGCAATAGGTTGGTTCAAAATTTTATTTACCGGACATTTATCGGCAATTGTATATAAGCGCGTTTTCATTTCTTCAGTTAACTCCGGGCCAACAAACTCTATTTTTTTTATAAACTTGGCTGTGCCTGGCGTAGTTTCTTCATCTAAAGTAATATCAACTAAAACATCTTGCAAAGGCCATTCTTTACGATTGGCATACATTCTAACAGTAATTGCGGTGCACGATGCCAAGGCACCAACTAATAATTCTTTCGGATTTGGTCCTAAATTAGTTCCGCCTTTTTCTGCAGGTTCATCTGCAATAAAGCTTATATTTTCGGTAATTAAATCTGTTTTATATGTATTATTTTTAATACTTGCTTTAACTTGTGCCATACTTATTTGGTTTTAAATTTAGGTTCAGGAATAGGAATCCATTCGGTTT
This genomic window from Flavobacterium agricola contains:
- a CDS encoding 4'-phosphopantetheinyl transferase family protein, whose amino-acid sequence is MAFLKKLTFTENTDIYIWKITEDFDFLIKNVILKPESLNRVNSMKSESHRKGFLAVRMLLQHCGYTDHDLWYDETGKPNLIDGKKISITHSFDYSVIAISNQDIGVDIELCREKVIRISNKFAKELFVTTLLPNEKTRTLTFIWGAKESIFKIMNEPGISFLDHIMVQEINLNKNKTNAVLEFNNQTVLFDIFYTELDNYCLVYAEKNEKQLTL
- the pnuC gene encoding nicotinamide riboside transporter PnuC, with the translated sequence MLDFLTAPYINTPWFYIVLELIAFFLGVLSVWYARKENILVFPTGLISTIIVVYLLYQTHDIGNMLVNLYFSAMSIFGWYNWKFGKTNEENSLKISKTNLKQRILGLAMGLFTFVLVYVIYTIFGIEITTITYLDLFTTAVFFTAMWYMALKKLESWLLWTIGNIIVIPLFIYRDLILLALQYVILTYLAVMAYLEWKKTFKNQHLKS
- the lepA gene encoding translation elongation factor 4, whose product is MKNIRNFCIIAHIDHGKSTLADRLLDATQTVTAREAQAQLLDSMDLERERGITIKSHAIQMEYVHKGEKFILNLIDTPGHVDFSYEVSRSIAACEGALLIVDAAQSIQAQTISNLYLALENDLEIIPILNKVDLPSANPEEVSDDIVELLGCKLEDIIHASGKTGFGVDKILEAVIDRIPAPSGNPDEPLQALIFDSVYNPFRGIEVIFRVINGQIKKNQKIKFMATGNEYYADEIGTLKLNQVPKQVISAGDVGYLISGIKEAREVKVGDTITDAVNQTKNMISGFEDVKPMVFAGIYPVDTEDYEDLRASMEKLQLNDASLVFAAESSAALGFGFRCGFLGMLHMEIIQERLEREFNMTVITTVPNVSYMAYTKKDPETPFIVNNPSDLPEPSKLDRVEEPFIKATIITKADYVGNVMSLCIEKRGQITNQTYLTPERVELNFDMPLAEIVFDFYDRLKTVSKGYASFDYHPIGMRQSKLVRLDVLLNAQNVDALSALIHEDNAYHIGKKMCEKLRELIPRQQFDIPIQAAIGAKVIARETIKALRKDVTAKCYGGDISRKRKLLEKQKAGKKRMRQVGNVEIPQSAFMAVLKLND
- a CDS encoding M16 family metallopeptidase, which codes for MKKSLLTLSGILTFQLAAFAQQVAYEEYNLDNGLHVILHQDKTTPVVVTSVLYHVGAKDENPERTGFAHFFEHLLFEGTQNIPRGDWFKIVASNGGQNNAYTTDDKTYYYEVFPSNNLQLGLWLESERMLHPVINQIGVDTQNEVVKEEKRLRVDNQPYGNVFTAVKKELFKKHPYRWTTIGSMDHLDAATLDEFLAFNKKFYVPNNATLVVAGDFEVHQAKKWIQDYFGGIKRGEPVKRQTFVEDEITTQITATYEDPNIQLPMVLEAYRVPSMKTRDARVLDMISSYLSGGQSSVLYKKLVDKDKTALQVGSFSNSLEDYGIYIIYAIPFTGKTSEQVVSEIDFEIAKLQKDLISERDFQKLQNVFENRYVSQNDDIESVADNLATYSALYGDISLINTEIDIYRSITREEIRDVAKKYLKPNQRVLIDYVPAQQKAQ
- a CDS encoding geranylgeranylglyceryl/heptaprenylglyceryl phosphate synthase produces the protein MKSNLLYKQICEAQKNNKKLLAILIDPDKVQVSEITFLIQKIKQSPATHIFVGGSIVTNFIIDELVLALKAELNLPIILFPGDPSQISEHADAILFLNLISGRNPDYLIDIQVKSVPLLKNSKLEIIPTGYLLIDGGKETAVQRVSKTTPISNTAVDQIVNTAIAGMWMGNQLIYLEAGSGALQAISPQIIKQVKQELHIPLLVGGGIKTYKQIETAYQNGADLVVIGTAFENNPHFFDNSLC
- a CDS encoding OsmC family protein, with product MAQVKASIKNNTYKTDLITENISFIADEPAEKGGTNLGPNPKELLVGALASCTAITVRMYANRKEWPLQDVLVDITLDEETTPGTAKFIKKIEFVGPELTEEMKTRLYTIADKCPVNKILNQPIAVVK
- the rplU gene encoding 50S ribosomal protein L21 translates to MYAIVEIAGQQFKVSKDQKVLVHRLAVEEGANVSFDKVLLVDNNGTITLGAPAVEGASVGAKVLKHLKGNKVIVFKKKRRKGYQKKNGHRQALTQIVIEGINI
- a CDS encoding DUF4301 family protein, translated to MQIFNILDSLSKSDLKLLNQLYIDTDKISNQYKNCFKSNSPIQLTKVATLNDGIINLSDSEQKELVKLYHAKVNNYTIEKFVPASGAATRMFKFLTDFITQFNPSKETINGYINKYKAHDLTTFFTGLEKFSFFEPIYKHCLEVFPNFETFSQDNKHYYFVKVMLEKEYFGYSKKPKALIPFHKIDNLFVTPIASHLEEAKGLMGKKGKIHFTVSKGFEEDFLNEIKALQSDCSISFSNQMAKTDSVAFDLDGSFFRQANEKLLFRPGGHGALIENLNALKSDIVFIKNIDNVSLKHLDNIIFYKKVLGGVLFKNQETIFNILRNFDKVSTQENIIEILNFMEKKLNIFVPNHIKVNSTFDVVKSFIKDKLNRPIRVCGMVKNEGEPGGGPFWTKNAQNEISLQIVESAQVNKNDIKQQLILSQATHFNPVDLVCGIRNYLGKKFDLKNYVDHNSGFVVEKSHEGRDLKAYELPGLWNGAMADWITIFVEVPIETFNPVKTVNDLLKPAHVHKKPCE
- a CDS encoding malate dehydrogenase, which translates into the protein MKVSVIGVGNVGATAAQILAYKQIANEVVLLDIIEGVAEGKATDITQCAPSYGFDTLVTGVTNNFEATKNSDVVVITSGSPRKPGMTREELLTINVDIVLNVTNNVLKHSPNAILIVVTNPLDSITYAVLKHTKLPKNRVIGMGSSLDSARFKFYLSQKTKLPINDIDAMVIGGHGDTTMIPLASYANYKGIPITNYLNEKETEEVVSQTMVGGATLTKMLGTSAWYAPGSSIAYIVEAILNNRKKLIPCATLLEGEYGIQDVVMGVPCVIGKNGIEKVVELKLTAADKEKFEKSAQAIKKVNAEIK
- the ahcY gene encoding adenosylhomocysteinase, giving the protein MSTKTIPFVPFKVKDISLAAWGRKEIELAEAEMPGLMALRAEYKDEQPLKGARIAGCLHMTIQTAVLIETLVALGAEVTWSSCNIFSTQDQAAAAIAAAGIQVYAWKGLNEEEFDWCIEQTLFFGEDRQPLNMILDDGGDLTNMVIDRYPELVAGIKGLSEETTTGVHRLYERVKAGTLPMPAINVNDSVTKSKFDNKYGCKESAVDAIRRATDLMLAGKRVVVCGYGDVGKGTAASFRGAGSIVTVTEIDPICALQAAMDGYEVKKLDTVVGNADIIITTTGNKDIVVGRHFEQMKDKTVVCNIGHFDNEIDMAWLNKNHGASKVEIKPQVDKYTIAGNDIIILAEGRLVNLGCATGHPSFVMSNSFTNQTLAQIELWKHADKYENDVYMLPKHLDEKVAALHLAKLGVELETLSTEQAAYIGVEVKGPFKPEYYRY
- a CDS encoding lipocalin-like domain-containing protein; translated protein: MKKISLLSFTLLMLFSGCTDEDDNRDINYELLLGEWKPIEMRINAMQVVPWDTSCGDDFLLFANDSVGQYNLHFNACQKQVSESFSYKMELMHLFIMNEGTDSVYKRQIVKLTANELVLKDTDFWTDNYIKYKK
- the rpmA gene encoding 50S ribosomal protein L27, translating into MAHKKGVGSSKNGRESESKRLGVKIYGGQAAIAGNIIVRQRGSKHNPGENVYMGKDHTLHAKVDGVVKFQKKKDNKSYVSVLPFEA